In a genomic window of Allomeiothermus silvanus DSM 9946:
- the tmpR gene encoding bifunctional dihydropteridine reductase/dihydrofolate reductase TmpR produces the protein MRRTALVTGSAKGIGKAILLALAREGFDVAVHYKNSELEAETTRQEAEALGVRSIKLQADVTQPEEAQRLVSAAASELGGLHVLVNNVGDYLKTPIEKCSLQEWQRMLDSNLNATFYVTQAAIPHMVRAGFGRVVNIGFAGAQNLLARPGITAYVIAKTGVILYSKALAKRLARQGITVNVVSPGIAENSISKPIEEIPMGRLADLEELARAVLFFVREGYVTGQVIEVSGGWNL, from the coding sequence ATGCGCCGCACTGCTTTGGTCACGGGTTCCGCCAAGGGAATCGGCAAGGCGATTTTGCTGGCTTTGGCCCGCGAAGGCTTTGACGTGGCGGTGCATTACAAAAATAGCGAACTCGAGGCCGAAACCACCCGCCAAGAGGCGGAGGCCTTGGGGGTGCGCTCGATCAAACTCCAGGCCGACGTGACCCAACCCGAGGAGGCCCAGCGGCTGGTGAGCGCCGCTGCATCCGAGCTGGGGGGTTTGCACGTACTCGTAAATAACGTGGGCGATTACCTCAAGACGCCCATCGAAAAGTGCAGCCTCCAGGAGTGGCAGCGGATGCTCGACAGCAACCTCAATGCGACCTTCTACGTGACCCAAGCCGCCATCCCCCACATGGTCAGGGCAGGCTTTGGGCGGGTGGTGAACATCGGCTTCGCCGGGGCCCAGAACCTACTAGCCCGGCCTGGTATTACCGCCTATGTGATTGCCAAGACCGGGGTGATTCTCTACAGTAAGGCCCTGGCCAAACGGCTCGCGCGCCAGGGCATAACGGTCAACGTGGTCTCGCCGGGAATCGCGGAAAACTCGATCTCTAAACCGATCGAGGAGATCCCTATGGGCCGCCTGGCCGATCTGGAAGAACTCGCGCGCGCGGTGCTCTTCTTCGTGCGGGAGGGATATGTCACTGGTCAGGTTATCGAGGTTTCGGGTGGATGGAATCTATAA
- a CDS encoding Lrp/AsnC ligand binding domain-containing protein encodes MWNSMNPNAADQLAEAKRKAEELQREARTHALLRSTRQSGQPSVSAYVFVSCIRPKAVRRNLRRLPGVVKADALAGSSEAIVVVQEQSREGLEALLNRIRDLPGVLAANFKLAA; translated from the coding sequence ATGTGGAACTCGATGAATCCGAACGCGGCAGATCAGCTGGCGGAGGCTAAACGCAAAGCCGAAGAGCTTCAGCGCGAAGCCCGCACCCACGCCTTGCTTCGCAGCACCCGTCAGAGTGGCCAACCCAGCGTTTCGGCCTACGTGTTTGTCTCCTGCATTCGCCCTAAGGCTGTGCGGCGCAACCTGCGCCGCCTGCCCGGCGTGGTCAAGGCTGACGCTCTGGCGGGCTCGAGTGAGGCTATCGTGGTAGTCCAAGAGCAGAGCCGAGAAGGGCTCGAGGCCCTCCTCAACCGCATCCGTGACCTGCCGGGGGTGCTGGCTGCGAACTTCAAACTCGCGGCTTAA
- a CDS encoding NUDIX domain-containing protein, whose amino-acid sequence MATPPKHPLPTVAALVSGPSGRVLLVRTTKWRGLWGVPGGKIEWGEPLEAALRRELREEVGLELHDIRLALVQEAIFDPQFYQPMHFIFFNYYARSESEEVTPNEEIAEWVWVEPEGALKYPLNTFTQVLLKDYLSVGAHPYREGGLSS is encoded by the coding sequence ATGGCCACCCCTCCTAAACACCCCCTCCCCACCGTAGCCGCCCTGGTGAGCGGCCCGTCGGGGCGGGTGCTCCTGGTTCGCACCACCAAGTGGAGGGGGCTATGGGGCGTCCCCGGCGGGAAGATCGAGTGGGGAGAGCCGCTCGAGGCCGCCCTGCGGCGCGAACTGCGCGAGGAGGTGGGGCTCGAGCTTCACGATATCCGGCTGGCGCTGGTGCAAGAGGCCATCTTCGACCCCCAGTTTTACCAACCGATGCACTTCATCTTCTTCAACTACTACGCCCGGAGCGAATCTGAGGAGGTCACCCCAAACGAGGAAATCGCCGAGTGGGTTTGGGTTGAGCCGGAGGGAGCTTTGAAATACCCTCTTAACACCTTTACCCAAGTTTTGCTGAAAGACTACCTGTCGGTGGGGGCTCACCCCTATCGCGAGGGTGGCCTTTCCAGTTAG
- a CDS encoding GyrI-like domain-containing protein, with amino-acid sequence MEEPFPASASGFYVVGLEVRTSKALEDDPQTARVPALWERFGRENLAEQIPRRLAKGHPFCVYFDYQYPAETSFRQAPRDASFAAKRGGEAYFRRAQRGVAYSVVLGYQVPSLEDVPPGLRGLYVPGGKYLVFSTEPQKLAQAWTDIQNYFTQPGKPQRAFTYDYEEYFCQNAPCDEVRIYVALC; translated from the coding sequence ATGGAAGAGCCCTTCCCGGCCAGCGCCTCCGGTTTTTACGTGGTGGGCCTCGAGGTTCGCACCAGCAAAGCCTTAGAGGACGACCCTCAGACCGCCCGCGTACCGGCTTTGTGGGAACGCTTTGGGCGGGAGAACCTGGCCGAGCAAATCCCCCGCAGACTGGCCAAAGGTCATCCTTTCTGTGTGTACTTCGACTACCAGTACCCTGCCGAAACGTCTTTTCGCCAAGCGCCGCGAGATGCTTCTTTCGCCGCGAAGCGGGGTGGGGAGGCGTATTTTCGCCGAGCGCAGCGAGGGGTGGCTTATTCGGTGGTACTGGGTTACCAAGTCCCCAGCCTCGAGGACGTACCCCCCGGCCTGCGGGGCCTTTATGTCCCAGGTGGGAAGTATCTGGTTTTTTCTACCGAGCCGCAAAAGCTAGCCCAGGCGTGGACGGATATCCAGAATTACTTCACCCAGCCCGGCAAGCCTCAAAGGGCGTTTACTTATGATTACGAAGAGTATTTTTGCCAAAACGCTCCTTGTGACGAGGTGCGGATTTACGTCGCGCTATGCTGA
- a CDS encoding helix-turn-helix domain-containing protein — protein sequence MTLAERLRELRSERGWRLKDLSEQSGLSVPYLSDLERGRTNPSLETLNTLARTYAMSVQDLLEPTDFAGERTPAALPKGLAELLADPILGKEITPDWQKTLSRIELRGKRPQSKRDWYEIFLHLRRVLEG from the coding sequence ATGACACTAGCAGAACGCCTCAGAGAACTTCGCAGTGAGCGCGGTTGGCGGCTCAAGGACTTATCCGAGCAGAGCGGGCTTTCCGTCCCCTACCTTTCCGACCTCGAGCGGGGCCGCACCAACCCCAGCCTGGAGACCCTCAATACCCTGGCCCGAACCTATGCTATGAGTGTCCAGGACTTGCTCGAGCCCACTGACTTCGCCGGAGAACGCACCCCAGCGGCTCTTCCCAAGGGCCTGGCTGAACTCCTGGCCGACCCCATTCTGGGCAAGGAGATCACTCCCGACTGGCAAAAAACCCTCTCGCGTATCGAGCTGCGCGGCAAACGGCCTCAGTCCAAGCGCGACTGGTACGAAATTTTCCTCCATCTGCGGCGGGTTTTGGAAGGCTGA
- a CDS encoding ImmA/IrrE family metallo-endopeptidase, which yields MLRAKVRELARDYRKANAPLTPERLAKGIGASFEIAPIPTDGMFDFDRGRILIAEGQSLKRQRFTLAHEVMHYLIRHDENLLSDMHEEYAGDEFEETLEALCNLGAAEMLLPSENVKATLAKKGLRAKLIPDLAETHQVSEEVAAIALTDQAAHVLAVIAGGRPLKVLFSSRSEFFPARPAKNAEVPKDHALALTLATGLPFQGEAPLPKHQRPFLLDAYAKGGRVYGIYRTKPN from the coding sequence ATGCTACGGGCTAAAGTGCGCGAACTCGCGCGAGATTACCGTAAGGCAAACGCCCCCCTTACCCCAGAGCGGCTTGCTAAGGGCATCGGGGCCAGCTTCGAGATCGCTCCCATCCCCACCGACGGGATGTTCGACTTCGACCGAGGGCGCATCCTCATTGCCGAAGGGCAATCGCTCAAACGCCAACGCTTCACCCTAGCCCACGAGGTAATGCACTACCTGATCCGCCACGACGAGAACTTGCTCTCGGACATGCACGAGGAGTACGCGGGAGACGAGTTCGAGGAGACCCTCGAGGCCTTGTGCAACCTGGGGGCGGCGGAGATGCTGCTGCCTAGCGAGAACGTAAAGGCCACCCTAGCGAAGAAGGGGCTACGGGCCAAGCTTATCCCTGACCTGGCCGAAACCCACCAGGTCTCGGAGGAGGTCGCGGCCATCGCCCTCACCGACCAGGCCGCCCACGTTCTAGCGGTGATCGCCGGAGGGCGCCCTTTGAAGGTGCTGTTCTCGAGCCGCAGCGAGTTCTTCCCGGCCCGCCCGGCCAAAAACGCCGAGGTTCCCAAGGATCACGCCCTGGCCCTGACCCTCGCCACCGGGCTCCCCTTCCAGGGGGAGGCTCCCCTTCCCAAACACCAGCGCCCCTTTTTGCTCGATGCCTACGCCAAAGGAGGGCGGGTTTACGGAATCTATCGGACTAAGCCAAACTGA